One region of Hemitrygon akajei unplaced genomic scaffold, sHemAka1.3 Scf000045, whole genome shotgun sequence genomic DNA includes:
- the LOC140720554 gene encoding uncharacterized protein, whose product MGQGASSRRVPVTSTSGKDTEQQKMKTPVHKMDQGSGSGGVPVASGSGKDTGPGSMITELLASWDDFHLLQLTDFYRDRLEQAMEGGVHGVSLALTAKNQFSGKEHRKISDLADKGERADSSKLLLSLVMEKGSCAQRVMWETFVEMRISVPKFDKMLKEIQEHGCVPVHLPVSEIPSKLKDVQQKHKETLRAQTETLRVNTILMREKVKVFQLVDRYAELTVISTVQDRTLVEHELLARGRDHEEWREKHLRGELEKITPEQLFQSSFSRSNTKPACSAAVAGVTGIGENNNGTEDCL is encoded by the exons ATGGGTCAAGGTGCGAGCAGTAGGAGAGTACCAGTGACATCAACATCGGGAAAGGACACGG AGCAGCAAAAAATGAAAACTCCTGTCCACAAAATGGATCAAGGTTCGGGCAGTGGAGGAGTTCCAGTGGCGTCAGGATCGGGAAAGGACACGG GTCCGGGCTCGATGATCACTGAACTCCTGGCAAGCTGGGATGATTTCCATCTGCTGCAGTTGACGGacttctaccgggacaggctggagcaggcgatggaaggaggggtgcacggagtgagcctggcgttaacggccaagaatcagttcagtggaaaggaacatcgg aaaatctctgatctcgctgataagggagaacgggcggacagttctaaactcctcctgagcctggtgatggagaaaggctccTGCGCccagagggtgatgtgggaaacctttgtAGAAATGCGGATTAGTGTCCCAAAGTttgacaaaatgctgaaagaaatacaggaacaTG GTTGTGTTCCAGTCCATCTACCCGTATCAGAGATTCCCAGTAagctgaaag atgttcaacagaaacacaaggaaactctgcgggcacaaactgaaacactgagagtgaacacgatcctgatgagggagaaggtgaaggttttccagctggttgatcgatacgctgagctcacggtcatttctactgttcaagatcggacactggtggaacatgagctgctggcaagaggcagagaccacgaggagtggagagaaaaacatctcCGCGGAGAGCTGGAAAAAATCACACCTGAacagttgttccagagcagcttttcccggagtaatACCAAGCCTGCAtgttcggcagcagtggccggagtcacGGGAATcggggaaaacaacaatggtacagaagattgtttatga